The following proteins are co-located in the Apium graveolens cultivar Ventura chromosome 5, ASM990537v1, whole genome shotgun sequence genome:
- the LOC141724659 gene encoding WD-40 repeat-containing protein MSI4-like isoform X1 has translation MKRGGRVQGEGKKTNTISMDASTPTQQAKKRGRPKSSKSKEERDAKTTTTTTTTTTTSSSGGAVKMRGGGDKKVAAVDDKYTQWKVLIPVLYDWFANHNLIWPSLSCRWGPVLEEANQKNRQRIYLSEQTDGSVPNTLVIANCEVVKKRVAAGDHIANFSEESRSPFVKKYKTIIHPGEVNRIREFPQYNSIIATHTDCPEVLIWDIEAQTNRHAVFGAAESRPDLVLTGHEDNAEYALAMSPTEPYVLSGGKDKNVILWSLLDHISAASGGSIIKAAENPSIAPRGIFKGHEDTVEDVQFCPSSAQEFCSVGDDSCLILWDERTGSNPVIKVEKAHNADVHCVDWNPLDINLILTGSADHSVCMFDRRNLGSPVHKFEDHKAAVLCVQWCPDKSSVFGSSAEDGFLNIWDYEKIGKEKEIGGRSPNYPPGLFFKHAGHRDKVVDFHWNSSDPWTIVSVSDDVETSNGGGTLQIWRMSDLIYRPEEEVLTELEKFKAHVVECTSK, from the exons ATGAAAAGGGGGGGAAGGGTTCAAGGTGAAGGAAAAAAAACGAACACCATTTCCATGGACGCTTCAACACCAACGCAGCAGGCCAAGAAGAGAGGTCGACCTAAGAGCTCTAAATCCAAGGAGGAAAGAGATGCTAAAACTACAACTACAACTACAACTACAACTACAACTAGTAGTAGTGGTGGTGCGGTTAAAATGAGAGGCGGTGGTGACAAAAAGGTTGCTGCTGTGGATGATAAGTACACTCAGTGGAAGGTCTTGATTCCTGTTCTCTATGATTGGTTTGCTAATCACAATCTCATATGGCCTTCTCTCTCTTGCCG GTGGGGTCCTGTGCTTGAAGAAGCAAATCAAAAGAATCGCCAACGGATATACCTTTCTGAACAG ACTGACGGTAGCGTCCCAAATACTCTGGTTATTGCAAATTGTGAGGTGGTTAAGAAAAGGGTTGCAGCAGGAGATCACATTGCGAAT TTCAGTGAGGAATCACGCTCACCATTCGTGAAGAAGTACAAAACTATCATACATCCCGGAGAG GTGAACAGGATTAGGGAGTTTCCCCAGTATAATAGCATTATAGCAACACATACAGACTGTCCCGAG GTTCTCATATGGGATATTGAGGCTCAAACAAATCGCCATGCGGTTTTTGGAGCTGCTGAGTCTCGCCCAGATCTG GTACTGACTGGTCACGAGGATAATGCAGAGTATGCCCTTGCGATGTCCCCAACTGAGCCATATGTGCTGTCTGGAG GGAAAGacaaaaatgtaattttgtggagTTTGCTGGATCATATATCCGCAGCTTCTGGTGGGTCAATCATTAAAGCTGCTGAAAACCCTTCTATTGCACCTCGTGGGATATTCAAAGGCCACGAGGATACTGTGGAAGATGTGCAATTTTGCCCATCAAG TGCACAGGAATTTTGCAGCGTCGGAGATGATTCTTGCCTAATACTGTGGGATGAACGAACTGGTTCCAACCCTGTCATTAAG GTTGAGAAGGCCCACAATGCTGATGTTCACTGTGTTGATTGGAACCCTCTCGACATAAACCTTATTCTTACTGG GTCTGCGGATCATTCTGTCTGCATGTTTGATCGCCGAAATCTCGGGTCTCCTGTTCATAAGTTCGAAGATCACAAAGCAGCTGTTCTTTGTGTTCAG TGGTGTCCAGACAAGTCATCTGTTTTTGGAAGTTCTGCAGAGGATGGATTTCTGAACATCTGGGACTATGAGAAG ATTGGGAAGGAGAAAGAGATTGGGGGCAGATCACCTAATTATCCTCCGGGGTTATTTTTCAAACATGCTGGACACAG AGATAAAGTTGTTGACTTCCATTGGAACTCATCAGACCCATGGACAATTGTCAGTGTATCTGATGATGTCGAAACCTCGAACGGAGGCGGTACACTACAG ATTTGGCGCATGAGTGATCTGATATACAGACCGGAGGAAGAGGTTCTTACGGAGCTTGAGAAGTTTAAAGCTCACGTGGTGGAGTGTACTTCTAAATAA
- the LOC141724659 gene encoding WD-40 repeat-containing protein MSI4-like isoform X2 has protein sequence MKRGGRVQGEGKKTNTISMDASTPTQQAKKRGRPKSSKSKEERDAKTTTTTTTTTTTSSSGGAVKMRGGGDKKVAAVDDKYTQWKVLIPVLYDWFANHNLIWPSLSCRWGPVLEEANQKNRQRIYLSEQTDGSVPNTLVIANCEVVKKRVAAGDHIANFSEESRSPFVKKYKTIIHPGEVNRIREFPQYNSIIATHTDCPEVLIWDIEAQTNRHAVFGAAESRPDLVLTGHEDNAEYALAMSPTEPYVLSGGKDKNVILWSLLDHISAASGGSIIKAAENPSIAPRGIFKGHEDTVEDVQFCPSSAQEFCSVGDDSCLILWDERTGSNPVIKVEKAHNADVHCVDWNPLDINLILTGSADHSVCMFDRRNLGSPVHKFEDHKAAVLCVQWCPDKSSVFGSSAEDGFLNIWDYEKIGKEKEIGGRSPNYPPGLFFKHAGHRDKVVDFHWNSSDPWTIVSVSDDVETSNGGGTLQLMCN, from the exons ATGAAAAGGGGGGGAAGGGTTCAAGGTGAAGGAAAAAAAACGAACACCATTTCCATGGACGCTTCAACACCAACGCAGCAGGCCAAGAAGAGAGGTCGACCTAAGAGCTCTAAATCCAAGGAGGAAAGAGATGCTAAAACTACAACTACAACTACAACTACAACTACAACTAGTAGTAGTGGTGGTGCGGTTAAAATGAGAGGCGGTGGTGACAAAAAGGTTGCTGCTGTGGATGATAAGTACACTCAGTGGAAGGTCTTGATTCCTGTTCTCTATGATTGGTTTGCTAATCACAATCTCATATGGCCTTCTCTCTCTTGCCG GTGGGGTCCTGTGCTTGAAGAAGCAAATCAAAAGAATCGCCAACGGATATACCTTTCTGAACAG ACTGACGGTAGCGTCCCAAATACTCTGGTTATTGCAAATTGTGAGGTGGTTAAGAAAAGGGTTGCAGCAGGAGATCACATTGCGAAT TTCAGTGAGGAATCACGCTCACCATTCGTGAAGAAGTACAAAACTATCATACATCCCGGAGAG GTGAACAGGATTAGGGAGTTTCCCCAGTATAATAGCATTATAGCAACACATACAGACTGTCCCGAG GTTCTCATATGGGATATTGAGGCTCAAACAAATCGCCATGCGGTTTTTGGAGCTGCTGAGTCTCGCCCAGATCTG GTACTGACTGGTCACGAGGATAATGCAGAGTATGCCCTTGCGATGTCCCCAACTGAGCCATATGTGCTGTCTGGAG GGAAAGacaaaaatgtaattttgtggagTTTGCTGGATCATATATCCGCAGCTTCTGGTGGGTCAATCATTAAAGCTGCTGAAAACCCTTCTATTGCACCTCGTGGGATATTCAAAGGCCACGAGGATACTGTGGAAGATGTGCAATTTTGCCCATCAAG TGCACAGGAATTTTGCAGCGTCGGAGATGATTCTTGCCTAATACTGTGGGATGAACGAACTGGTTCCAACCCTGTCATTAAG GTTGAGAAGGCCCACAATGCTGATGTTCACTGTGTTGATTGGAACCCTCTCGACATAAACCTTATTCTTACTGG GTCTGCGGATCATTCTGTCTGCATGTTTGATCGCCGAAATCTCGGGTCTCCTGTTCATAAGTTCGAAGATCACAAAGCAGCTGTTCTTTGTGTTCAG TGGTGTCCAGACAAGTCATCTGTTTTTGGAAGTTCTGCAGAGGATGGATTTCTGAACATCTGGGACTATGAGAAG ATTGGGAAGGAGAAAGAGATTGGGGGCAGATCACCTAATTATCCTCCGGGGTTATTTTTCAAACATGCTGGACACAG AGATAAAGTTGTTGACTTCCATTGGAACTCATCAGACCCATGGACAATTGTCAGTGTATCTGATGATGTCGAAACCTCGAACGGAGGCGGTACACTACAG TTAATGTGTAATTGA